Proteins found in one Labrus bergylta chromosome 8, fLabBer1.1, whole genome shotgun sequence genomic segment:
- the LOC136179830 gene encoding glycogen synthase kinase-3 beta-like, translating into MYQLFRSLAYIHSQGVCHRDIKPQNLLVDPETAILKLCDFGSAKQLVRGEPNVSYICSRYYRAPELIFGATDYTSNIDIWSAGCVLAELLLGQPIFPGDSGVDQLVEIIKVLGTPTREQIREMNPNYTEFKFPQIKAHPWTKVFKPRTPPEAIALCSRLLEYTPVTRLSPLEACAHAFFDELRQPNTRLPSGRELPLLFNFSPVELSIQPQLNSTLIPPHARAQTSPASHEGSVSDSSAQPSSAPGSINNST; encoded by the exons ATGTACCAGCTGTTCCGCAGTCTGGCTTATATCCATTCCCAGGGCGTGTGTCACAGAGACATTAAGCCTCAGAACCTCCTGGTGGACCCTGAGACAGCGATACTCAAACTCTGTGACTTTGGCAG TGCAAAGCAGCTAGTTCGAGGAGAGCCGAATGTGTCCTATATCTGCTCACGGTACTATCGTGCCCCCGAGCTCATCTTTGGTGCCACCGACTACACCTCCAACATCGACATCTGGTCAGCCGGCTGCGTGctggctgagctgctgctgggccAGCCAATCTTCCCTGGGGACAGCGGTGTGGACCAGCTAGTAGAGATCATCAAG GTCCTGGGCACACCAACAAGGGAGCAGATCAGGGAGATGAACCCAAACTACACAGAGTTCAAATTCCCACAGATCAAAGCACACCCTTGGACAAAG GTGTTTAAGCCTCGCACCCCACCAGAGGCCATTGCTCTCTGCTCTCGGCTGCTGGAATACACGCCAGTGACCAGGCTGTCTCCCCTGGAGGCATGTGCGCACGCCTTCTTTGATGAGCTGCGTCAGCCCAACACCCGCCTGCCCAGCGGACGAGAGCTGCCGCTTTTGTTCAACTTTAGTCCCGTCG AGCTGTCTATCCAGCCCCAGTTGAACTCTACACTCATTCCTCCTCACGCTCGTGCACAGACATCGCCTGCCTCACATG AGGGCAGTGTGTCAGACAGTTCCGCCCAGCCCAGCTCAGCACCCGGATCCATCAACAACAGCACCTGA